The following are encoded together in the Nocardioides okcheonensis genome:
- a CDS encoding oxidoreductase: protein MVTTQDMLQRQQPLETGFGYRTTAAEVIAGHDLAGRRAVVTGGYSGLGLETVRALAGAGVSVLVPARRPDAASAALADLSGVEVREMDLGDLDSVAALTASVRDDRTPIDLVIDVAGVMATPHRQTPQGWELQLGTNHLGHFALVGGIADLLVDGARVVSYSSIGHYRSPVLFDDLRFETTPYDPWVAYGQSKTANALFAVGLDARGAARGIHAYSVHPGGILTDLQRHMPREELVARQWMDEDGNPNPLFKTPAEGASTGLWAATAPELESRGGVYCEDCSVKGVVPADHSDLSTGGAKEWALDVEAAERLWGLSVAATGLDPLG from the coding sequence ATGGTCACCACGCAGGACATGCTCCAGCGCCAGCAGCCGCTCGAGACGGGGTTCGGCTACCGGACCACCGCCGCAGAGGTGATCGCCGGGCACGACCTCGCCGGACGGCGTGCCGTCGTCACCGGCGGCTACTCCGGCCTCGGCCTCGAGACCGTACGGGCGCTGGCCGGGGCCGGCGTGTCCGTCCTGGTCCCGGCCCGGCGGCCCGACGCCGCCTCAGCGGCCCTGGCCGACCTGTCCGGCGTCGAGGTCCGGGAGATGGACCTCGGTGACCTCGACTCGGTCGCGGCGCTCACCGCGTCGGTCCGCGACGATCGCACCCCGATCGACCTGGTGATCGACGTGGCAGGCGTGATGGCCACCCCGCACCGGCAGACCCCGCAGGGCTGGGAGCTCCAGCTCGGCACGAACCACCTCGGCCACTTCGCCCTCGTCGGCGGCATCGCCGACCTCCTCGTCGACGGCGCCCGCGTGGTGTCGTACTCCTCGATCGGCCACTACCGCTCGCCGGTGCTGTTCGACGACCTCCGGTTCGAGACCACGCCCTACGACCCGTGGGTCGCCTACGGCCAGTCCAAGACGGCCAACGCGCTCTTCGCGGTCGGGCTCGACGCGCGGGGTGCTGCCCGCGGCATCCACGCCTACTCCGTCCACCCCGGCGGGATCCTCACCGACCTCCAGCGGCACATGCCGCGCGAGGAGCTCGTCGCGCGCCAGTGGATGGACGAGGACGGCAACCCCAACCCGCTGTTCAAGACGCCGGCCGAGGGCGCGTCGACGGGGCTGTGGGCGGCCACCGCGCCCGAGCTGGAGTCGCGCGGCGGCGTCTACTGCGAGGACTGCTCGGTCAAGGGCGTGGTCCCGGCGGACCACAGCGACCTCAGCACCGGCGGCGCGAAGGAGTGGGCCCTCGACGTCGAGGCGGCCGAGCGGTTGTGGGGGCTGTCGGTGGCGGCGACCGGTCTCGACCCGCTGGGCTGA
- a CDS encoding PP2C family protein-serine/threonine phosphatase — MSNALSNVPRALSAYLRTHAERWRTGSRGSQAFLLLVLSALVALAVILGDLTAVVLPVALWFLFLMVGLMMLRFVPLVMLTVVLSAAAVGTSVGNDFKTGSRALALSVFAVGVLLAVYQSSRQRSGLPMALSEAVLTQLRDRLQRQGVVPQLPSGWRSQSATITANGPSYAGDFLVADLRDGRWLEMALVDVCGKGTSVGPQALQFAGALGGLIGALPPHELMAAANGFLLRQESDESLATAVHVKVDLVTGDYTITSAGHPPALHWHLDHRGWSVDNARGMALGVIPEADFTPSRGRLKPGEALMFYTDGVIESADKDLDGGIDWLRDVALQAVDARGFSGLPRRVLKKVPRGDDDRALLLLERQPLTSPERTAEALA, encoded by the coding sequence GTGTCGAACGCCCTGAGCAACGTCCCGCGCGCGCTCTCGGCGTACCTCCGGACGCACGCCGAGAGGTGGCGCACCGGATCCCGGGGAAGCCAGGCGTTCCTGCTGCTGGTGCTCAGCGCGCTGGTCGCGCTGGCGGTCATCCTGGGCGACCTCACCGCGGTCGTCCTCCCGGTGGCGCTGTGGTTCCTGTTCCTCATGGTGGGGCTGATGATGCTCCGCTTCGTGCCGCTGGTGATGCTGACCGTCGTGCTGTCCGCGGCGGCGGTGGGCACCTCGGTCGGCAACGACTTCAAGACCGGCAGCCGCGCCCTGGCCCTCTCGGTCTTCGCCGTCGGCGTGCTGCTCGCGGTCTACCAGTCGAGCCGCCAGCGCTCCGGCCTGCCGATGGCGCTCAGCGAGGCGGTGCTGACCCAGCTCCGCGACCGCCTCCAGCGCCAGGGCGTCGTCCCGCAGCTGCCCTCGGGGTGGCGCTCGCAGTCGGCCACCATCACGGCCAACGGGCCGAGCTATGCCGGTGACTTCCTCGTCGCCGACCTCCGCGACGGCCGCTGGCTGGAGATGGCGCTGGTCGACGTCTGCGGCAAGGGCACCTCGGTCGGTCCGCAGGCGCTGCAGTTCGCCGGCGCGCTCGGCGGGCTGATCGGCGCGCTGCCGCCCCACGAGCTGATGGCGGCGGCCAACGGCTTCCTGCTGCGCCAGGAGTCGGACGAGTCCCTCGCCACCGCGGTGCACGTCAAGGTCGACCTCGTGACGGGGGACTACACGATCACCAGCGCCGGGCACCCGCCCGCCCTCCACTGGCACCTCGACCACCGGGGCTGGTCGGTCGACAACGCCCGGGGCATGGCGCTCGGGGTGATCCCCGAGGCCGACTTCACGCCCAGCCGCGGCCGGCTCAAGCCGGGGGAGGCGCTGATGTTCTACACCGACGGTGTCATCGAGTCGGCCGACAAGGACCTCGACGGCGGCATCGACTGGCTGCGCGACGTCGCCCTCCAGGCGGTCGACGCGCGGGGGTTCTCCGGTCTGCCCCGCCGCGTGCTGAAGAAGGTGCCGCGCGGCGACGACGACCGCGCCCTGCTCCTGCTGGAGCGCCAGCCGCTGACCTCTCCCGAGCGCACCGCCGAGGCCCTAGCCTGA
- a CDS encoding alpha/beta hydrolase has translation MTLVPPPADVDADVLGPDYRVETISLPPDDEGAVVATLVTRRPERPLGRAVLHVHGFADYFFHDEYARWWTDRGWTFYAVDLRKYGRSLREHQTPHFVADLSEYFAEIDLAWWRITQRDGHREVVVSAHSTGGLTVPLWAHERRPDELVGMVLNSPWLDMQGSAWLRSPAATIALERLGARRPLQEIPRRVSEVYGRSLHRDHGGEWDYDLDWKPLESRPVYVGWLRAVRRGHARLHAGLDVPGPVLVLSSARSTFTEPTDEAVRSSDIVLDVEQIRRWASSIGRHVTSVAVEGAVHDMVLSRPDVRRRVYDVLDTWLGAWVGPAGPEGPATGSGQQHDEGGHADDGDHGA, from the coding sequence ATGACGCTGGTTCCGCCGCCGGCCGACGTCGACGCTGACGTGCTCGGCCCCGACTACCGGGTGGAGACCATCTCGCTGCCCCCGGACGACGAGGGCGCGGTCGTCGCCACCCTCGTGACCCGTCGGCCCGAGCGGCCGCTCGGCCGCGCGGTCCTGCACGTCCACGGCTTCGCCGACTACTTCTTCCACGACGAGTACGCCCGCTGGTGGACCGACCGCGGCTGGACGTTCTACGCCGTCGACCTGCGCAAGTACGGGCGGTCGCTGCGCGAGCACCAGACGCCCCACTTCGTCGCCGACCTCAGCGAGTACTTCGCCGAGATCGACCTCGCCTGGTGGCGCATCACCCAGCGCGACGGACACCGCGAGGTGGTGGTCTCGGCCCACTCGACCGGCGGCCTGACCGTGCCGCTGTGGGCCCACGAGCGCCGCCCCGACGAGCTCGTCGGGATGGTGCTCAACTCCCCGTGGCTCGACATGCAGGGCTCGGCCTGGCTGCGCAGCCCGGCGGCGACGATCGCCCTGGAGCGCCTCGGCGCCCGACGACCGCTGCAGGAGATCCCGCGACGGGTCAGCGAGGTCTACGGCCGGTCGCTGCACCGCGACCACGGCGGCGAGTGGGACTACGACCTGGACTGGAAGCCGCTCGAGTCGCGCCCGGTCTACGTCGGCTGGCTGCGTGCGGTGCGGCGCGGGCACGCCCGGCTGCACGCCGGCCTCGACGTGCCCGGACCCGTGCTGGTGCTGTCCTCGGCGCGCTCGACCTTCACCGAGCCCACCGACGAGGCGGTGCGGTCGAGCGACATCGTGCTCGACGTCGAGCAGATCCGCCGCTGGGCCTCCTCGATCGGACGGCACGTCACGTCGGTCGCGGTCGAGGGTGCGGTCCACGACATGGTCCTGTCGCGCCCCGACGTCCGGCGCCGCGTCTACGACGTGCTCGACACCTGGCTCGGCGCCTGGGTGGGCCCGGCCGGACCGGAGGGACCGGCGACGGGGTCAGGCCAGCAGCACGACGAGGGCGGTCACGCCGACGACGGCGATCACGGCGCGTAG
- a CDS encoding sulfite exporter TauE/SafE family protein: MSPVEALLVVLAGVAAGTINTVVGSGTLITFPTLLAFGVPPVTANVSNTVGLVPGSVSGVVGYRRELAGQRSRVLRLGSASLLGGVAGALLLLWLPSSAFDAIVPALIALGVVLVLLGPRIQRSVAARADRRGGIPDHGVWWVWPAVALTGVYGGYFGAAQGVLLMAVLGIGVVDSMQRHTATKNVLALIVNAVAAIVFILVADVDWVVAGLIAAGSIVGGQIGATVGRRLPPVLLRAVIAVVGVTALVVLLA, from the coding sequence GTGAGTCCGGTCGAAGCCCTGCTGGTCGTCCTCGCGGGAGTGGCGGCCGGCACCATCAACACCGTGGTGGGGTCGGGAACGTTGATCACGTTCCCGACCCTCCTCGCGTTCGGCGTACCCCCGGTGACGGCCAACGTCAGCAACACCGTCGGCCTGGTGCCCGGCAGCGTGTCCGGCGTGGTGGGCTACCGCCGCGAGCTGGCCGGCCAGCGTTCGCGCGTGCTCCGCCTCGGCTCCGCGTCGCTGCTCGGCGGCGTCGCCGGCGCCCTCCTGCTGCTGTGGCTGCCGTCGTCGGCGTTCGACGCGATCGTCCCCGCCCTCATCGCGCTGGGCGTCGTGCTGGTGCTGCTCGGCCCGCGCATCCAGCGCTCGGTGGCCGCCCGCGCCGATCGGCGCGGCGGCATCCCCGACCACGGCGTGTGGTGGGTGTGGCCGGCCGTCGCCCTCACCGGCGTCTACGGCGGCTACTTCGGGGCGGCGCAGGGCGTGCTGCTGATGGCCGTCCTCGGCATCGGCGTGGTCGACTCGATGCAGCGCCACACCGCCACCAAGAACGTCCTCGCGCTCATCGTCAACGCCGTCGCGGCGATCGTGTTCATCCTGGTCGCCGACGTCGACTGGGTCGTCGCCGGCCTGATCGCCGCGGGCTCGATCGTCGGCGGCCAGATCGGCGCCACCGTCGGACGACGGCTGCCGCCGGTGCTGCTACGCGCCGTGATCGCCGTCGTCGGCGTGACCGCCCTCGTCGTGCTGCTGGCCTGA
- a CDS encoding SPFH domain-containing protein: MLAKTVRIVPQARAAIVERFGKYKGTLPAGLNIVVPFIDKVRYLIDLREQVVSFPPQPVITEDNLVVSIDTVIYFQVTDPVTATYEIANYIQAVEQLTMTTLRNIVGGMDLEQTLTSRDEINSGLRGVLDEATGKWGIRVNRVEIKGIDPPPSIKDAMEKQMRADRDKRALILTAEGQRQSAILTAEGNKQSSILNAEGDRESLILRAQADREAAILRAQGEGQAIQTVFQAIHDGQPDQSLLAYQYLQMMPKIAEGSANKVWVIPSEITKAMEGLGSSIHEIAGIPKDTTPRKRVDMGPSEPQLPRRSDDPEMAATNAAVQQAIAEAEIAAKPGKSLPSSADVAGPADPADPEAPAAP; encoded by the coding sequence ATGCTCGCCAAGACGGTCCGGATCGTGCCCCAGGCACGCGCGGCCATCGTCGAGCGCTTCGGCAAGTACAAGGGGACGCTGCCGGCGGGACTCAACATCGTCGTTCCGTTCATCGACAAGGTGCGCTACCTCATCGACCTGCGCGAGCAGGTCGTGAGCTTCCCGCCCCAGCCGGTGATCACCGAGGACAACCTGGTGGTGTCGATCGACACCGTCATCTACTTCCAGGTCACCGACCCGGTCACCGCGACCTACGAGATCGCGAACTACATCCAGGCCGTCGAGCAGCTCACCATGACCACCCTGCGCAACATCGTCGGTGGCATGGACCTCGAGCAGACCCTGACCAGCCGCGACGAGATCAACAGCGGCCTGCGCGGCGTCCTCGACGAGGCGACCGGCAAGTGGGGCATCCGGGTCAACCGCGTCGAGATCAAGGGCATCGACCCGCCGCCGTCCATCAAGGACGCGATGGAGAAGCAGATGCGTGCCGATCGCGACAAGCGCGCGCTGATCCTCACCGCCGAGGGCCAGCGCCAGTCCGCGATCCTCACCGCGGAGGGCAACAAGCAGTCGTCCATCCTCAACGCCGAGGGTGACCGCGAGTCGCTGATCCTGCGCGCCCAGGCCGACCGCGAGGCCGCGATCCTGCGTGCCCAGGGTGAGGGGCAGGCCATCCAGACGGTCTTCCAGGCCATCCACGACGGCCAGCCCGACCAGTCGCTGCTCGCCTACCAGTACCTCCAGATGATGCCGAAGATCGCCGAGGGCAGCGCCAACAAGGTGTGGGTCATCCCCTCGGAGATCACCAAGGCGATGGAGGGCCTCGGCTCCTCGATCCACGAGATCGCCGGCATCCCGAAGGACACCACGCCGCGCAAGCGGGTCGACATGGGTCCGTCGGAGCCGCAGCTGCCGCGTCGTTCCGACGACCCGGAGATGGCGGCGACCAACGCCGCGGTCCAGCAGGCGATCGCGGAGGCCGAGATCGCTGCCAAGCCGGGCAAGTCGCTCCCCAGCTCGGCGGACGTGGCGGGACCTGCCGACCCGGCTGACCCGGAGGCACCTGCCGCCCCGTGA
- a CDS encoding NfeD family protein — translation MDWIREHLWETWLALSIALGVAEMFSLDLILAMLAAGAAIGMVAALVGLPLEVTVIAAIASSVAMLALVRPSFVKRLHSGPELSLGHGKLVGTRGMVTEEITGLSPGRIKAGGEIWTALPYDENLRIAPGETVEILQIKGATAYVHPVATLEP, via the coding sequence ATGGACTGGATCCGCGAGCACCTCTGGGAGACCTGGCTGGCGCTCTCGATCGCGCTCGGCGTGGCCGAGATGTTCAGCCTCGACCTGATCCTGGCCATGCTGGCGGCCGGTGCCGCCATCGGGATGGTGGCCGCCCTCGTCGGCCTGCCCCTGGAGGTGACCGTCATCGCGGCGATCGCCTCGTCGGTGGCGATGCTGGCGCTCGTGCGTCCGTCCTTCGTCAAGCGGCTGCACAGCGGCCCCGAGCTGTCGCTGGGCCACGGCAAGCTCGTCGGGACGCGCGGCATGGTCACCGAGGAGATCACCGGTCTGTCCCCGGGCCGGATCAAGGCCGGCGGCGAGATCTGGACGGCCCTGCCCTACGACGAGAACCTGCGGATCGCGCCCGGCGAGACCGTCGAGATCCTGCAGATCAAGGGCGCCACGGCCTACGTCCACCCGGTCGCCACGCTCGAGCCCTGA
- a CDS encoding ABC transporter ATP-binding protein: MVAVIEFAGVTVRRGTTLLLDDVSWQVEEDERWVVLGPNGAGKTTLLQVAAAQLHPTSGVAGILDEVLGTTDVFDLRPRIGLTSAALADRIPRHELVKDVVVSASYGVVGRWREQYADLDHDRAASLLGEVGAAHLAERTFGTLSEGERKRVQIARALMTDPELLLLDEPAAGLDLGGREDLVATLSELALDPDSPATVLVSHHVEEIPPGFTHALLLREGRVVDAGPVEDVVTAETLSETFAMPLLLTRADDRFAARRRPGDHPGDR, from the coding sequence ATGGTCGCCGTCATCGAGTTCGCCGGGGTCACGGTGCGCCGTGGCACGACGTTGCTGCTCGACGACGTGAGCTGGCAGGTCGAGGAGGACGAGCGCTGGGTGGTGCTCGGCCCCAACGGCGCCGGCAAGACCACCCTGCTGCAGGTGGCCGCCGCCCAGCTGCACCCGACCTCCGGTGTCGCCGGCATCCTCGACGAGGTGCTCGGCACCACCGACGTGTTCGACCTCCGCCCGCGCATCGGGCTCACCAGCGCCGCCCTCGCCGACCGCATCCCGCGCCACGAGCTGGTCAAGGACGTCGTCGTCTCGGCCTCCTACGGGGTGGTGGGGCGGTGGCGCGAGCAGTACGCCGACCTCGACCACGACCGCGCGGCCTCGCTCCTCGGCGAGGTCGGCGCCGCCCACCTCGCCGAGCGCACCTTCGGCACCCTGAGCGAGGGCGAGCGCAAGCGCGTGCAGATCGCCCGCGCCCTCATGACCGACCCCGAGCTGCTGCTGCTCGACGAGCCCGCCGCCGGCCTGGACCTCGGCGGTCGCGAGGACCTGGTGGCGACGCTCTCCGAGCTCGCGCTCGACCCCGACTCACCGGCCACGGTGCTCGTCTCGCACCACGTCGAGGAGATCCCGCCCGGCTTCACCCACGCCCTGCTGCTGCGCGAGGGCCGCGTCGTCGACGCCGGCCCCGTGGAGGACGTCGTCACCGCCGAGACGCTGTCGGAGACCTTCGCGATGCCGCTGCTGCTGACCCGGGCCGACGACCGCTTCGCCGCGCGGCGACGGCCCGGCGACCACCCCGGCGACCGGTAG
- a CDS encoding VOC family protein — translation MSQVHHTIDYVEINVSDMAAAKAFYEQAFGWVFNDYGPTYAGIRAASGDGEVGGLDGTGTPGPGGPLVLLFSDDLDATVAAVTSAGGTITAGPYAFPGGRRFEFADPSGNVLGAWATS, via the coding sequence ATGAGCCAGGTCCACCACACCATCGACTACGTCGAGATCAACGTCTCCGACATGGCCGCCGCCAAGGCGTTCTACGAGCAGGCCTTCGGCTGGGTCTTCAACGACTACGGCCCCACCTACGCCGGCATCCGCGCGGCCTCGGGCGACGGGGAGGTCGGGGGCCTCGACGGCACCGGCACCCCCGGTCCCGGGGGCCCGCTGGTCCTGCTGTTCTCCGACGACCTCGACGCGACGGTCGCGGCCGTCACGTCGGCCGGCGGCACGATCACGGCAGGGCCCTACGCGTTCCCCGGCGGTCGACGGTTCGAGTTCGCCGACCCCAGCGGCAACGTGCTCGGAGCCTGGGCGACGTCCTAG
- a CDS encoding DUF805 domain-containing protein, translating to MDFMTAVRTCFSKYVGFSGRARRSEYWWFGLFSFLLGVVTNIIDAILGTGYDNTTGGLVNTLASLAIFLPGLAVAVRRLHDTDRSGWWVLIGLIPIIGWILLIVWFCTDSKPGDNRFGPNPKTGPAGYEGGYPPPPPPAYGSGQYGA from the coding sequence ATGGACTTCATGACCGCGGTCCGCACGTGCTTCTCGAAGTACGTCGGCTTCTCCGGGCGTGCGCGACGCTCCGAGTACTGGTGGTTCGGGCTCTTCTCGTTCCTGCTCGGCGTCGTCACGAACATCATCGACGCCATCCTCGGCACCGGCTACGACAACACCACGGGCGGGCTGGTCAACACCCTCGCCAGCCTGGCGATCTTCCTGCCCGGCCTCGCGGTCGCCGTGCGCCGCCTGCACGACACCGACCGCAGCGGGTGGTGGGTCCTGATCGGCCTCATCCCGATCATCGGCTGGATCCTGCTCATCGTGTGGTTCTGCACCGACTCCAAGCCCGGCGACAACCGCTTCGGCCCCAACCCGAAGACCGGTCCGGCCGGCTACGAGGGTGGCTACCCGCCGCCGCCCCCGCCGGCCTACGGCAGCGGCCAGTACGGCGCCTGA
- the serB gene encoding phosphoserine phosphatase SerB, which translates to MEDEPKTLLVTLIGKDRPGVTSAIFDALAGAGVEVVDIEQVVLRRRLLLGILVTAPRDWKKLRDVIERTGAELGMSVEVDRGAGDNRSRRGDRSHITLIGSPLKASAVAAIAGRIADSGANIDRIERMARYPVTAIELHVSGAPADQLRPLLATEAVRQGIDLAVQRESLHRRGVRLIVMDVDSTLIQGEVIEMIAAHAGQEAEVARVTEAAMRGDLDFEESLRQRVALLEGVPASALDEVYESVVLAPGARTMVRTLRRLGYRFAIVSGGFSQITDRLAADLGIHFARANELEIVDGVLTGRIVGDVVDRAGKATALREFAAEVGVPLDAVIAIGDGANDLDMLNTAGLGIAYNAKPVVRDAAHTSVNTPYLDSVLYLLGISREEIEEADAEVGIVTPAPPLTD; encoded by the coding sequence ATGGAAGACGAGCCGAAGACCCTCCTGGTCACCCTCATCGGCAAGGACCGGCCCGGCGTCACCTCGGCCATCTTCGACGCCCTCGCCGGCGCCGGGGTGGAGGTCGTCGACATCGAGCAGGTCGTGCTGCGCCGGCGGCTGCTGCTGGGCATCCTGGTCACCGCGCCGCGGGACTGGAAGAAGCTGCGCGACGTCATCGAGCGCACCGGCGCCGAGCTCGGCATGAGCGTGGAGGTCGACCGCGGCGCCGGCGACAACCGCAGCCGGCGCGGCGACCGCTCGCACATCACGCTGATCGGCAGCCCGCTCAAGGCGTCCGCGGTGGCGGCCATCGCCGGGCGGATCGCCGACTCGGGCGCCAACATCGACCGGATCGAGCGGATGGCCCGCTACCCGGTCACCGCCATCGAGCTGCACGTCTCGGGCGCACCCGCCGACCAGCTCCGCCCCCTGCTGGCCACCGAGGCGGTCCGCCAGGGCATCGACCTGGCCGTGCAGCGCGAGAGCCTGCACCGGCGCGGCGTGCGGCTCATCGTGATGGACGTCGACTCCACCCTGATCCAGGGCGAGGTGATCGAGATGATCGCCGCCCACGCCGGGCAGGAGGCAGAGGTCGCCCGGGTCACCGAGGCGGCGATGCGCGGGGACCTCGACTTCGAGGAGTCGCTGCGCCAGCGGGTCGCCCTGCTCGAGGGCGTCCCCGCGTCGGCGCTCGACGAGGTCTACGAGTCCGTCGTGCTCGCGCCCGGTGCGCGCACGATGGTCCGCACCCTGCGGCGCCTGGGCTATCGCTTCGCGATCGTGTCGGGCGGCTTCAGCCAGATCACCGACCGGCTCGCCGCCGACCTCGGGATCCACTTCGCCCGCGCCAACGAGCTCGAGATCGTCGACGGCGTGCTGACCGGACGGATCGTCGGCGACGTGGTCGACCGGGCCGGCAAGGCCACCGCGCTGCGCGAGTTCGCCGCCGAGGTCGGGGTGCCGCTCGACGCGGTCATCGCGATCGGCGACGGCGCCAACGACCTCGACATGCTCAACACCGCCGGCCTCGGGATCGCCTACAACGCCAAGCCGGTGGTGCGCGACGCCGCCCACACCTCGGTGAACACGCCCTACCTCGACAGCGTGCTCTACCTCCTCGGGATCTCCCGCGAGGAGATCGAGGAGGCCGACGCCGAGGTCGGCATCGTCACGCCGGCCCCGCCCCTGACCGACTGA